A genomic window from Gossypium hirsutum isolate 1008001.06 chromosome D10, Gossypium_hirsutum_v2.1, whole genome shotgun sequence includes:
- the LOC107914409 gene encoding iron-sulfur assembly protein IscA, chloroplastic — protein sequence MAITSISTNWSSLFRFSNHSKHSLSLPQSTISLRFSRSRLSCGKPLSIRATAVPAAPTAEGLEPAITLTDDALRHLNKMRAERDEDLCLRIGVKQGGCSGMSYTMDFEKRSNARADDSIIEYNGFTIVCDPKSLLFLFGMQLDYSDALIGGGFSFRNPNATQTCGCGKSFTAEM from the exons ATGGCTATTACTTCGATCTCGACGAATTGGTCATCTCTTTTCCGCTTCTCAAACCACTCGAAACATTCACTCTCTTTACCCCAAAGTACCATTTCTTTACGGTTTTCACGATCCAGACTCAGCTGCGGAAAACCCCTTTCAATTCGAGCAACCGCTGTTCCAGCGGCGCCTACAGCGGAGGGGTTGGAACCGGCTATTACGTTGACGGATGATGCTTTGAGGCACTTGAATAAGATGAGAGCAGAGCGTGATGAGGATTTGTGCTTAAGAATTGGGGTTAAGCAAGGTGGGTGTTCGGGCATGTCTTATACGATGGATTTTGAGAAGAGGTCTAATGCTAGAGCCGATGACTCTATCATTGAATATAACGGATTTACGATCG TGTGTGATCCAAAAAGCCTTCTCTTCTTATTTGGAATGCAGTTAGACTACAGTGATGCTCTTATTGGTGGAGGTTTCTCTTTCAGGAACCCCAATGCTACCCAGACATGCGGTTGTGGTAAATCGTTTACGGCAGAAATGTGA
- the LOC107915349 gene encoding glucan endo-1,3-beta-glucosidase 8, translating into MVQTKFFLWAYVLIFLPTSIVAQGLGVNWGVIASHPLDPKIVVNMLKDNGIKKVKLFHAEADILNALAGTNIEVMVGIPNHSLESLSEKYSVAQAWVKANITAYMGKKGVNFKYVAVGNEAFLTSYNGTFNNLLLPAMKNILKALNEAGVGKDIKVSTPLNGDVYTTPTYKPSDGIFRKDLADIMNGICEFLHKNDASFIVNIYPFLNLYQNPGFPESYAFFDNDDSHSMDDHGVKYRSVLDANIDTLIAALKIANFSDIPIIVGEVGWPTDGNIYATTKNAKRFYNGLLKRMAKNEGTPLRPKQYPEVYIFSLLDEDLKSIDPGMFERHWGIFSFDGQPKFPLDLSGKGQNKSLVGGKNVPYMEKQWCVYNKDASNKKDLAVKVAWACNNTDCTTLVPGASCSGMGVDVNASVAFNMYYQMANQTKVACDFQGLAKIVKEDPSNGTCKFPIMIKSFRATSNSSSSASRSSSSSSSSDSPSSSSSVSHSLSLIFYFFVGICIAWFA; encoded by the exons ATGGTTCAAACTAAGTTCTTTCTATGGGCATATGTATTGATATTTCTCCCTACTAGTATTGTAGCGCAAGGTCTTGGTGTCAATTGGGGTGTTATAGCATCACATCCTTTAGACCCTAAGATTGTTGTTAACATGTTAAAAGATAATGGCATAAAAAAGGTTAAGCTTTTCCATGCTGAAGCAGACATTCTAAATGCCCTGGCTGGAACCAATATTGAGGTTATGGTGGGAATCCCCAATCATTCTTTGGAAAGTCTTTCTGAAAAATATAGTGTAGCTCAAGCTTGGGTTAAAGCTAATATCACTGCATATATGGGTAAAAAGGGTGTCAACTTCAA ATACGTGGCAGTAGGAAATGAAGCATTTCTAACATCTTACAATGGTACGTTCAACAACCTTTTACTCCCAGCTATGAAAAACATTTTGAAGGCATTAAATGAAGCTGGAGTTggaaaagatatcaaagtatcaACACCACTCAATGGTGATGTTTACACTACACCTACTTACAAACCGTCGGATGGAATATTTCGAAAAGATTTGGCAGATATCATGAATGGAATATGTGAATTTCTCCATAAAAATGATGCTTCTTTTATCGTCAATATCTATCCTTTCCTAAATCTTTACCAAAATCCTGGATTCCCTGAATCTTATGCCTTCTTTGATAACGATGATTCACACTCTATGGATGATCATGGTGTTAAATATCGTAGTGTTTTAGATGCTAATATTGACACTCTCATCGCTGCACTTAAAATAGCTAATTTCTCGGATATACCAATCATCGTGGGGGAAGTTGGATGGCCAACTGATGGTAATATTTACgccacaacaaaaaatgctaaaaggtTCTATAATGGGTTGCTAAAGAGAATGGCAAAAAATGAAGGAACTCCACTTCGCCCGAAACAATATCCTGAAGTGTATATATTCTCTTTGTTGGATGAAGATCTTAAGAGTATTGATCCAGGAATGTTTGAGAGGCATTGGGGAATTTTCAGCTTTGATGGACAACCTAAGTTTCCCCTTGATTTGTCAGGGAAAGGACAAAACAAGTCGCTTGTTGGTGGAAAAAATGTCCCATACATGGAAAAGCAATGGTGTGTGTATAACAAGGATGCTTCCAACAAAAAAGATTTGGCTGTAAAGGTCGCATGGGCTTGCAATAATACCGATTGCACGACCTTGGTACCTGGGGCTTCATGTTCTGGTATGGGCGTTGACGTGAATGCGTCGGTTGCCTTCAACATGTACTACCAAATGGCCAATCAAACTAAAGTTGCATGTGATTTTCAAGGTTTAGCTAAGATTGTCAAGGAAGATCCATCTAATGGGACTTGTAAGTTCCCAATTATGATTAAATCTTTCCGAGCAACATCCAATTCTTCGTCGTCTGCTTCTAGATCTTCATCCTCATCTTCTTCGTCCGactctccttcttcttcttcctctgtCAGCCATTCTCTTTCacttatattttacttttttgtgGGCATTTGCATTGCTTGGTTTGCATAA